The Mytilus edulis chromosome 5, xbMytEdul2.2, whole genome shotgun sequence genomic interval CAATGGAATTTTAGtgcttttttaaatattattttaaatagaatgaaattcaaaacagtgtggctgtggccattgattgacacattaaattcatccattgactgggacaatttagtgaacgtttgtatgtaacaactactactcactatgtactttttaaagacacctaaaagagggaagaaagataccaaagggacagtcaaactcataaatctaaaacaaactgactacgccatggctaaaaatgaaaaagacaaacagaaaaacaatagtacacatgacacaacatagaaaactaaagaataaacaacacgaaccccaccaaaaactagggtgatctcaggtgctccggaagggtaagcagatcctgctccacatgtggcacccgtcgtgttgcttatgtgattacaaatccggtaaatagtctaattcggtaggtcacattcatgaaagggaaggggattgtagttaggacgtaaggaacatatccgatatcatttgtgaaacggttattccataacggtcaaccaactcgtgatggcgtccgtaaaatttacgaagggatgatttcaacttcaccatttggaactcttggtttaatagcttccttgtgagcagtaaccctctatcaagaaaatcatgataggaaatgcaagcacgggaatatcgtatcaattgggagatatataccccgtatgcaggtgctgctaaactatggggtcaccaaaggttctcaacaccttaataaagtaattcgaaaaactaatcagaaataacacgatgttttgatttatatcaattatataaatcaaaacataaaggttattcctggttaattttttgaattattttataattaaaggcgttaagaaacctttggtgaccccacagtttaaatgtctatcgtaagTACggcgtgaacagtggtcgttacagacaaacgttcacgtaaattgtcccagtcaatggatgaatttaatgtgtcaatcaatggccacagccacactgttttgaatttcattctaatgtgATGTGATTGTTAATGGCATATATGAATATAAGATGCCATAGTTGTTATACTAgttgaagttgtttttttttgtgacaaTTGTTAAATTTACACATTGTTTGTTTTGTAGTaatgtgttgggtttttttttgtgataatatttatttgtatgttaCAACAAATTGGCAGTCAGAGGTGCTGATCTTTAGATATTcaatatctataaatataaaataaattaatttgctTCTTTTTAAATTCACCCTTGGTAAGGTATGGTCagagtagatttttttttcaatgtttgaaGTTTGaacatgtatcaaaatatttgatTGTAAGAGCTGTCGATTAATTTACAAAACTAACGGGAAAAATTTGGTACAAATTACAATTGAtgtaagatttttttgttttaaaaaaagagcCCCTggattttgttttgaattaaagctgaaataaaactttaaatatatGATTAGATATTTGACAATTGAATATACTTATGAATTTATGGACTAGAAATCACTTTCACTGTTTACATCAAGCCTAATgtacttttgttaatttttttagacATGCCTTAATTGCCttgttttacttatttattaTGATTACATAATTTACATTCTATTATTCTGTTTATGGTTTGAAATTATATTATCTAAAAGATTTTTGAGTGGATAGAAAATATTGTTGATTTTATTTGAATCGATGATGCCTTGttagattttaaatttcaaagacaACAGATATCAAAAAGCCTTAATTACTGTAAACCTATTATTTTCGGTAGCTAATTATTTTTACAACTTTCATGAGTAGAAACATAACGCAAATATAAATCGTCGTGAACATGTAAAACTTGTATCTTTGCTTATCTTATTACATTAAGTAAATTTTATAATTGCAAAAATAATTTCGTTGCACAGTGGGCTAGAAAGGGCCAAATGCGACATAAAGTATCCacgaaattaagttggtttacagtaaatgGAATCTTTGGAATAACATTGGTTAAGATTCTTTAAATAAAAGTtacaaactaatatatatatttgtaaaataaaaattcatacttttatttaacattttatcttATATTGCAATTCTTAACAGTTTCTTAACAGTATCTTTTGTAAGTAATATTTAacaagtcatttaaaaaaaaattatgaatgaagTCAGAATTTACATTACTTTTAGTATAATATATGAAGGATGGCATAATTTTGTTGTCATTTTGCAAACATCAACTTGATTTTTTTCACTATAACTTGATCTCTTGAACtagtttttacttttatttatcaaGGAAGTCTAAGTTGTAGGGGAAATATAAGTATGACACTTTGTCCTTCCCATTTGGTGTTTTCTATGTTAAAATCAATTGTCTATAAGAGGaagttttataaaacataaatttagaTAGGTATAAAAGGaacattacataaaaaaatgatttggttAGACTGATtattatgaaatttattttttgtattgtttaattttttgtcttgtttttaatatattaaaatgtttctaATAAACCTTTCATACAATGctttttttgtgtattcttttTCAATATGATAAAGGGGTGAAAAGTTACACTAATACAATGTTTATTATTGGAGATAGTTTGTAAAGTCTGACAATTTAGCAAAACTATTTCCTTAAGAAAATAAGATTCCACCTATGTTAAGCAAACcatgacaattttgttttatttataaggtTTCTAGATGTGCCATAGATTGTCTAAGCTTTTTTCTgtaaaacctttaggaatttggGGTCCTCAATGCCCTTTTATTCTTTTGTCCTTGAGGAAATGACATCTTAAGTAATATTGATAGACGGATGCCCAGTGATGACTTGAGATCTACATGACATGTTAGCACATATAGGGAACGACGAATGCCAAGTGACGCCCCTAACACATTCTATGTGATCCTGGATACTACTGTGCCTCATGATTACCTTCAGACCTCTAACTTAAGTTTGAGGATCCTCTATAACATAGTTTCTTTATGTGTTGCCCTTTAACCCTGGAACAGCTGGTGGCAAATCATACTCAtcataaacatgtacatgtatataccacaCGGGACCAATGCTAGTCTCTCGGCTAGTCTTTAGATGAAGAACCACAATTACTGACCATATAAAAACCAGAACCAGACAAATAACTAAACCTAACGCAAGTACTTCAACAAATTGATAAGGCTGTTGATAACAAAGGCTTGATAAAGTTTcacttttattataatataagttTGCCCTTTGGGAGTCAGTATCTCAGCTGGGAAAATTTTGCTCCAGGCCCTGTCGACGACACTTGGTATTATCGTAGAGTGGTTGTATCGGACACAAATTAAGGCTTAGTAAATAAGAACGTCTGCttgcaatgatacatgtattgaacTCTGAAAAGCTAACGTCACAACAACGGTGACGTCGTGTACATAGAGAGCGGTAGCGGGAACACCTCATGTGCAATTCTTAACATTCTGGGGGCccgcaaatgaatttaattacaataaaatgaaaataaattatgaaaaattcacTTTGAATTACTGTCTCTGAAAACTTTGAATAGCTTTAACTGTCTTTGATCATGAGcacgaataaaataaaattatttctataataaaGCACGAATAGTTAACAGTCCATGAAATTAAACGATAGTCTCATTTGGTCCACATCTTTATCTTTTCCTTTGCATCGGTCTTCGCTCGTCTGGCGGGTAGTATTTCATCACACGGTCCTGTGTATTCATTAGATGTTAGTTCTAGAGGATATAACTTGCTAATAGGTCTAGACGTTTGATCATTTTTAGTCCGTAAAATAGCTGATCTGCTAAACCCATCTCGTCCCTGAATCAATTTGTCGACGATCCCTACATTCCAAGTTGTTCTTGAAGTTTCATCATGTATTAGAACTACCTCTCCAATATTAATGTTCTGTTTGTCCACTCCTTTAGTTCGATGTTGTTCTCTAAGTGATGTAAGGTATTCACGTTTCCACCTTGTCCAGAAATTGTCAATGATATGATTTTGAATCTGTAACAATTTATTAGCTGATGCTTGTGTTaagttttttgaattttcaatgtTTCCATCTAAAGTTCCGGTGTACGGTAAACTCGTAATTCTTCTTCCGTAGAGTAAATGTGAGGGTGTCAATGGTTCATTATCCGATGGATCAGATGATAGGTACGTCAACGGACGATCATTAAGAATAGCTTCCACTTCTGTGACGATAGTTACAAGTACACGTAAACTCACAAATGCCTTTCCTAAAacttttttaatacaattttttgtcAAACCTATTAATCTTTCCCACCAACCACCGTACCATGGTGCACGTTTCGGTATGAACTTCCATACTGTTCCATACGAATTTAATTGTTCATTTAATAACGGTGACTTGGTCAGAAACTCTATTTTCTTTGCCGAAGCTACATAGGTTGTACCATTATCTGATATCATGATTTTTGGTAACGACTTCCTGCTAGTAAATCGGCGAAACGCTAAAATAAATGTCTCTTCTGTAAGATCTTCTACAATTTCTAGGTGTACGGCCCTTGTATTCGCACAAGTAAATAGGCAAATGTACGCTTTTCCTCCAACTCCATTTTTAGTTTTGATGCTCAATGCACCAGTAAAGTCAACGCCTGTTACAGTAAACGGCGGTGAATCTCTTAGTCTGTCTGCTGGTAGAGGCGGTGGGTCCGGAGTAGGATACGGTCTTCCTGTAACCTTTCGGCAAGTAACACATTTGTGAATAATTGTTTTCACATATTGTCGGATTGCTGGAATCCAGTAAAACTGTCGTAAAGAAGTGACAGTACTTTCTAATCCGGAGTGAAGTAGTCTATTGTGGGCATCCATTATAACTAGAGTTGATAATGTATCCTTATTTGGCAATAATATCGGGAACTTGGCTGAAGCGGCAATAGGTGCGTTGTTTAAACGTCCGCCACAACgtattaacttgttctcgtccagaTACAATTTCAACTGCTTTACAAGATTATTTTTTGACGTTTTCTGTTGTAAACTGTGAAACACATCCGGGTAATTTCGAAGCTGTGAATCCTGTATCCAAGCAACGGATGCTATCTGAATTTCTTCTACATTTAAATTCCCACTacgttttttcttatttttacagtTGTAAATAAATCTGTATACATATGCTGTTACACGTAAAAGTTTCTGGTACGCTCCATACCTATCTATATCCATGATTTTATTTATTCCCACTGTAATACTTGTCGCTGTATCGTTTGTGTTTGTTGATAAGTTATCTTTGGTTAGAGTTGTACATATTAGAGCTTCTTTTTTCCACTGAGGCCATTTTTTAGTATCAACAATCCATCCGGGGCCTTTCATCCATAGATCACAATTTTTAAACCTTACAGCTGTCATTCCTCTTGAAAGTAAGTCTGCGGGGTTTGAATCAGTCGGACAGTATCTCCAGGAAAATCCATGCGTAAGCTGATTTATTTCCGCAACTCTGTTTTTGACGAAAATCGGTACTTGTTTCTTAGTCATTAACCAACTCAGTGTAATTTGACTGTCACTCCAAAGTGTTGCCTGTGAAAAGCTTATATGTGACTTCAAATGTTTCAGTAATCTACTCCCTATCACTGCTGCCATGAGCTCAAGTTTCGGAATTGTCATGTTTTTCAATGGGGCAACTCTGTTTCTAGACATAATCAGCGTTGACTGGTTCCCGCAAACTACATATGCACATGCTCCATACGCCTTTAAACTTGCATCTGTGAATATGTGTAGTGAAATATCTTCCGTTGATCTCCTTTCTTTGAAATACGGTCTTGAAATTTCAGTCTCTATACATTCATGTGTGTCTCGTTGAATTTCTTTCCATTCCATTATAGTTTCTGGCGATAGCGGTTCATCCCAATCCAGTTTTTTCTCCCATAGGGTCTGCATGAACATTTTACTCCTCACTGTTATCGGACTTATAATTCCTAGAGGGTCGTAAATTTTTGAAGATTGTCTAAGAATTTCACGCTTTGTAATCAAATGATCCTCCATTTCGATGTATTCCTGTTTTGCGAAAGTAAGCGTGTCCTTGTCTGTATTCCATCTAAGTCCTAATACTTTGATAAGTTTGTCATTATCAAGTACATTTTCTGACGTTGCGCGATCTTGTAAAGTCTTGTTGTTTGATGCCCAAGAGCGTAAATTAAATCCCGCTTTTGCAAATAAGGTACGAGATGTGTCAAAATATTGTAGTAATTGGCTCTCGGTTGGAAAACTTGAAATTATGTTGTCAACGTAAATATCCTTCTGTATGGCATCAGTCCATTCACATGTATTTTCACTTAGGTGCTTTTGAACAACTGCatttaaaataaatggagaaCAGGTAGCTCCAAATAAGACGGATTTGAATCGGTAAACTGAGAGCGGACTTGTAGAGTCTGTAGGATCGGAAAACCAAAAAAATCTAGTTACATCACGGTCTTTCTCTTCTAAACCAACATTCAAAAACGCTTTTTCAATATCTGTTGAAACTGCCCATTGATTTAATCGAAATCTAAGTAAAATACCTGTTAACTCGTTTAGATCAGGTGGTGTATCCATTAAACAGTCATTTAAGCTAGGAGTTTCTTGTCTTGCTCTACAGCTACAGTCAAACACTATCCTAATAGGTGTAGTCGACGATTCTTTTTTGACGGCATGATGCGGTATGTAGTGTACTGTGTTACTAGTCGCTGTGTCTTCTCCTATCTTCTCTATAAATCCTCTTCTTTCTTGTTCACCTATTATTTCTCCGTATTTTTGTAACAAATGCGGTTCCTTCTTCAGTCGTTTAATTACGTTTTCTGTTCTGCGATGGGCTATTTCTTTGTTCATTGGTAATGGTGGATGCTCTTCTTTCCAGGGTAATGTAGCAAAATATCTGTTGTCATGGTAACTGATACATGTCTTCTCATATACTTCTCTTAATGCCTTGTTCCCTGTTTCCTTCTCATCTATTTGCTCAATTCCGAGTGTTTCTAACTTCCAAAATTTCTCCAAGTCGCATTCTTCTGTCTTTCTTGATGTCATTACATTCATCATAGATGTTGGTTGGTCATTGTAACTTGGTGTACCGTGAAGTGGTCCTGACAGTAAATAACCTATTTTTGATTTCACGGCAGTAGGTCCCTCACCTCTAATGATATGGTTTTCTATAATTGACCAATAGTAGTCGGCTCCTACGAGTACTGAGACTTGGAAATTGTCGTTCGCGGTAACTGGATGTGCGAGTTTTATCTCGGATAAATATGACAATTTAGCAGCTTTGCGGATGTAAGTTTGGAGTGGTGCGGCGATTTCCGGTACGATCAATACTCTGATCGGCAATTTTCCTTCGTCTGTGAGCAAATAAATAGTTGCAGTTTTTAAGTGTCTAATTTTCGTACTTTGTGCACTGTCCCCGAACCCGGATAAATTTAAACTTTCTGTGCCAATTATTGATAACTGCAATTTAGCGGCTAAGTCTTCTGTGATGAATGACCTCTGTGCGCCCTCATCAAAAAGAATGTTGGCATCTAAAGATTGTAGTCCTGAACTTACAGGATTAATTGCGGTTTTGAGCATGACATTCGTGGTTGCCTGTGAATGTAAAATTGTGTCCGTTTCCTTCGCGTTGTGTTGAATGGTACTTACGTTCACACTATCTTCTTTATCTATTTGTGCATTATCCTTACATAAACTCGTGTGATGACGCTTATGACATTttctgcatgttttatttgacttgCAATCAACCAAGTTATGATGTCCTAAACAGTTGAAGCATAGGCGGTCTCTTTTTACTATTGACATGCGATCTTTATATTCAGTTACTTTGGTACAATTTACCGAGGCGTGTGATTCGTGACAATAATCGCACTGTTTAGATTTGAAGTTAGTGTTTTGGTGATTCTTATTTTGGTGGTTGTGACTTGATTGTCGATTTCGCGGTTTTGTGTTCGTCAAAAATGCTGCAGTAGCGGTAGGATTTTCATGACTGTCTGTTGAGTTACCGGCTTCcatgatatttatttcattaaatattcCTTTTCGTAAGTCTGCTAAGCGTATGTTTGTGGACCCAAATTCTCTTGCTAGGTTTTTTCGAATTTCTCCTGGTAGTTTGTTCAATATTATTGGCACTAACAGCGCTCCGTATGAAACATCAGTTTGTCCTAGTGATTCTAAACCTCTTATGTAAATTTCAATGTTGTCATAAAAATGTCGGAGGTTGAAAAGTGTGTACCTAGGCGACGTAATATCAATGAGTTCCTGCATATATCTCTGTGTAATTTTATGTTGCTGACCATATCTTTCTTGTAATAGGGAAATTGCCTTTTCATAGTTTGCATTAGTGAGCGCAAAACCTGTCACTGATTTTAGAGCTTCATCGTGAAGTAACGATTTCAAATAGTTGAATTTTTGGACGTTGCTTAAGGTTGGGTTTGTATGCACGGCTGTCTCAAATGAGTCCCAAAATGATTGCCATTGAAGTATATCTCCATCGAAAGTAGGGAGATTCAACTTGGGTAGTTTGTTGTATTCACTAGTTGAGCTAACGGATGGGCGAAAATCTGACAAACGGTAATTTGAATTGTTCTGATGTTCTGTATATGAAGAGTTTATAGTATGAACGGGTTGAGTAGTTTCTATGCGTGGAGTAAAACTTTCTGCGTGTGTATTCAACGCTGTAGTTTTGACTAAGATAAATTTGTTGACTTGACGAATTTTACCTTCTAAGTTAAATGCATACTCATCTGCTTCAACGATCTCTGTTTCAATATCTCCGTCGTCCAGTTCCTGTACTATGTCCTCATCTAACTTGCGTAATATTTCTTGCTTCCGTTTCAGACTATCCAATATGTTTGACAAATCCTCCGTGTCCACGGTTCCATTCTCTTCTTGTTGAACGTCTTCAAATTTCTTTATCAGTCTGGAAACTGCACTTCTATGTCCTGCTCGTATCGAACGTAGCTTCAGATTCATCCTGGTCTCGGTACCAATATCGTAGAGTGGTTGTATCGGACACAAATTAAGGCTTAGTAAATAAGAACGTCTGCttgcaatgatacatgtattgaacTCTGAAAAGCTAACGTCACAACAACGGTGACGTCGTGTACATAGAGAGCGGTAGCGGGAACACCTCATGTGCAATTCTTAACAGGTATAGTGGGTAGCCAAGCCCCGTGGACATGGACACTCCGCCAATCAACTGGAACGCAGAGGGTTCCAAAAAGGGGATGAAGCGATGCTTCATCTCGTAGCAGGGTGCTACGAAAAGGGGTTGAATTGACGGTGGAGAGATGAAAAGTAGTTAATTACTTGGGGATAAGAAGAGAAATTAACCAGTGGTGAATTTCGTAATGGTCCAAAAATCAGATGTGAAACAGCTGAGTGACCCCCAAGGAATGAATAGGAATGTGGTTGTAAGGGGATGGACTTAAATTGGCCTTGGACACCTTCAATACTTCACTGATAATAAAGATAGAAATAATTAACTATGTATTTAATCATATGAatcagtttttaaaaataaaacaatcaaatacaTGATACATAAAATACTCAAATGTTTAATATCTACAGGCATGTATTGTACATGTGCAAATGTACACTATATGGTATAAAATAAGAATAAAGgcaaaaattattttacatggGATATGACGTGATGGAAATATACAAGAATCATGATGATAACTTTTGTTGTgcttttttaattacatttttactaGTTCTTATATAGCGACAATAACTATTAGAATTCCATCTACCTAATGTTTTAATTAAGTGATCCTCAATATTAGATTTTCCAGCTGTTGTCGCAGCTCCAATTCGAAATGAATGTCCGTTAAAGGACTGGGGATTATATCCACAGATACCCAAAAGATGCTTTAACTTGCAGATGAAAAATTCTCTTTCTAGAGCTTTACCAGATTCGTCAATAAATAAagcattattattttgaaatttaaacatggTGTTCCTTACAATCAAATAATCATGTAAAGCTTTAAATGGACAACAATCATGATTTAGCTTGTGAAGTTGAATATCAACACCCATCCTGAAAGGGTCAGTCTTAGATtgctttaaatgtaaaataacatagtcagaataaaataaaacatcagaTATACATAAATTGTTGTTACAATCAAATGATTTTGACCTGCGAATTGTAAACTCGCCACATCGTAAGAAACCATAAAAAGCTACTGTAAAAGCAGTATATAACATCTGGTCAATAAAAGGTGAAAAAATTCCTTCTTTAAGCTTAACACATAAATGTTGAAGGATATCAAAAGTTATGGGTAAGCGATCTTTAATGATTggtttttgtaatcttttaataGAATTTAAAAACAAGGACAGTCTCTCTAAATTGTTACTAGAATTATTGAAAGGAGAACATATGTTGTCCTTTAAGCATCTATGTCTAATTCCACATATGTATAGTTTAATGGTAGAGCACTGTAGCTTGAGATGTTGAAAGCAATGTGTAGCAAAATATATCAACAGATCTTCTGACACTGAATGAGGCTTGCTGTCAGTAACACTTATACCATTTAAtagcaaaaattttaaaaaatgattataaCCAGTCTCATATGACACTTTTGTCCCTTCAGAAATAGAAAAATTCCATAATTTACTAACTGTTTCACTCAGTGCCACATTACTTCTGATGCACTTGGAACTATGCATGGACTCTGTTCTGCTTTTGGGGCCAGCTTGTGAAAACGGGTGATCTGTAAACGAGACAAAGCATCCGAAATTTGGTTTTTATAACCTGGAACATGTTTTGCACTAAAGTAAAAATTATATTTAGCTGCACACCAAGTCAGCTGTCTCATCAATTTCATAATTTCTAAAGTTTTTGATCTCCCCTTTTTCACAATAGCTACAGTGGCCTCATTATCACACCAGAATAATATTCTTTTAGAAGACCACTCTGGCCCCCAAAGCAGTGCTGCTACAACAATAGGATataattctaaaaaggctattgAAAGGTTGTTTGTCAATGATGGTAATTCCAAAGGCCAGGTTGAATAAAAGAATTTCCCCCGGAAAAAGCCCCCAAATCCTATTGTTGAGGCAGCGTCTGTAAATAATTCCATATCAAAGCTACTTGTAAATTCATTTTCATGAAACATAGTAATGCCATTCCAGTTTGACAAAAAACGTAACCAAAAATCCAAGTCTGTTCTACATTCTGTGCTTAAATGCACAAAGT includes:
- the LOC139524739 gene encoding uncharacterized protein, producing the protein MASSTRRNRRSRNRQHPYNNEENATQSSQWDMENPENWTGARFRDELRKLGINIPKSWSKTVLKQLYLDNKERLCNNEIREGAPVAADNHIRQPAREVLQDPPTDEGSSAPSTTRMDSVTGNDVRDSNVNNMAALFTSTMVNTFTQCMASMQPSVSHIRPSPDSLNKTYDLANWYEQRNASDVPLIPVPGTTQRTTAQHNFSFSPSTSALPFSHYTTAEMDSTRYGVRSDSFTNVDIVSPNIQRNIIEDHPFSQAGPKSRTESMHSSKCIRSNVALSETVSKLWNFSISEGTKVSYETGYNHFLKFLLLNGISVTDSKPHSVSEDLLIYFATHCFQHLKLQCSTIKLYICGIRHRCLKDNICSPFNNSSNNLERLSLFLNSIKRLQKPIIKDRLPITFDILQHLCVKLKEGIFSPFIDQMLYTAFTVAFYGFLRCGEFTIRRSKSFDCNNNLCISDVLFYSDYVILHLKQSKTDPFRMGVDIQLHKLNHDCCPFKALHDYLIVRNTMFKFQNNNALFIDESGKALEREFFICKLKHLLGICGYNPQSFNGHSFRIGAATTAGKSNIEDHLIKTLGRWNSNSYCRYIRTSKNVIKKAQQKLSS